The Candidatus Manganitrophaceae bacterium genome segment GGCCGGTGTAGAGGAAGGCGGTGCCGGGGTCGCCGCCGGAGGTGCGGGCGCCTCTTCGGCGGAAGAGAAGGCCGGAGTGAACCCGATTAAAGTGATTAAAAAAAATAAAACGAGAAGTCCTTGAATTCCCTTTTTTTGATCGATTGCCATCATTCCTCCTCTGGGTTTGACGCTTAGTTACTTTCCTTCCTTAATTGAAAAAACCTGCTCGATCTCCAGCGTGAGTTGCTCTTTCACCGCATGGATTTGCTCCGGGTCGGTGATCTTCCCATGATCGGGACCTTGTACGTAAAATACGTCGACGATCTGATCGAGTCGGGTGGCGATCTTCGCCGAGTGGACCGAGAGCTCCAGGTCGAAGAGGGTCTTGGCGATGGCATAAAGAAGGCCCCTCCGGTCGGGGGCAAAAATATCGATGATGGTAAAGTGATGCGAGCTGTCGTTGTCGAGCTCCACCCGCACCGACACGGCCGGCGGCCGGCTCTTCTGCAGGCGAAATCGCTCCCCTCGGGCAAAGAGCTTTGCAATCGTCTCCTTGCCGGTCAGGACGTTGCGGACCTCCTGTGAGATCGTCTCGACCCGCTCGGGCGGCACCGCTCCGGTATAGTCCGGGTCGATCACTTGAAAGGTGTCGACGACAAAGCCGTTGGTCTGTGTGAAGACCTGCGCCGCCATAATCTGGAGCCCTTTTGCGGCCAAGACCCCGGTCATCTTGGAGAAGAGGCCCGGCGTGATCTGGTCATAGGTATAGAGGGTATACTCCGTCATCCCCAGCTCGGGCAGAGGGCGCGCCCCGACATGGATCGGATCGATCAGCAGGTGAAAAAAAGCGGAGAGATCGACCAAAACTTTTTCAAACGGCGTCGCCAGAAGATAGCGGGGGGTCAAGGCGGCGAGCGTCTCCTCCAGCCAGACCTCCGGATATTTTCCTTTTGCCTCCTGGCGGAGCCGGGTCAAGATGGCGGCGGTTTTTTGATCTTCCGGATCGGACGCCTCGCCAGCCAGGATCGAGATCGCCTCTTGGTAGAGTTTCAGCAGCAGCTCTCCCTTCCAGGTGGTCCAGGTGCCGGGGCCGACCGCCCGGATGTCGGCGCAGGTCAAGATAAAGAGCTTCTTCAGCGTCTCCGGTCGGGCCACCTCTTTGGCAAATTGCAAAAGAATCGGTTCATTGGAAAAATCGCGATAGAGGGCCACCTCGGAGAGAATCAGGTGACGGCGGACCAAAAAGATCAGCAGGGATCGATCATCTTCGGTATAACCGAGCTGTGTGCCGACCGCCTCGGCGATTGTCGCCCCGATTTCACTATGATCTTCCGGCCGCCCCTTGCCGACATCGTGCAAAAGAAGGCCGAGGTGGAGGAGATCTTTCCGCTGAATTCCGGCGTAGATCTTCCCGATCGGTCCGCTCTCGGCGGCCAGCCGCTCCGCCTCTTCCACAGCACGGAAGCTGTGCTCATCGACGGTGAAGAAATGGGATCGGCTCTCCTGGACCAGGCGGTTGATCCGGCCGAACTCCGGGATGATCCGCCAGAGAACATGCGTCCGGTGCATCAGACGCAGCGTGTCGGCGATTCCGCCCGGCCTGGCAAGAATGCTTCGGAAGCGTTGGGCCCCTTCGGGCGAGACCGGCCGGTCCCGCTCCTGTTCGGCCACCTGGTGCAGCACTTCGAGGATCGGGCCGGGGATTCGGGCATGATGCTCTTTGGCGAGGAGGAAAATCTGAAAGAGGTTTTCATCCTTCGCGAAAAATTGAAAGAGGTTCTCCGCCTGCGGGACGATCTCCTCGGAGACGAGCTGAAAGCCGGGGGCGACCTGGCGGGTCTGCCAGGTCCGACGCCATTTATTCCACCGGCTGGCCGGAAAGGCGTCCCGGATAAACCGGTCGGAAATTTCGATCACCCATCCGGTCAGGATGTAATATTGCCGCATCAGATCGCGTCGGTTTTCGAAATGAAAGAACGGGGCGAGCTCTTCCTGCAGTTCCATCGTCAAATGATCCGAGGCTTTTCCCGCCTGAAAGTGAAGCTGATTTCGAATGCGCCAGAGGAAGTCGAGCGCGGTGGTCAGGCTCGAATATTCCGCATTGGAGAGGAGCCCCCACTGAAAGAGCTGTGCAAGCGAATTGGTCCGGTACCGGGCGAGCGCCACCCAGCGAAGGTGGTGAATGTCCCGCAGCCCGCCGGGGCTTTGTTTTAAGTTCGGCTCCAACAGATAGGGGGTCGCGCCGAACTCCTTCCGACCGGCCTCTCTTCCCTCATTGAGGGCGGCCAGAAATCCCTTTAAATTTTTTCCGACCACCTTGGAGAAGAACGCTTCATGAAACTGTTGGAAGAGCGCCCGGTCGCCGGTGAGAAGGCGCGATTCCAGAAGCGAGGTGGCGATGAGAGGGTCCTGTTTCGCGGCGGCGATGCACTCTTCTACGTTCCGAACGCTGTGGCCGATTTTATATCCGAGATCCCAAAAAAAGGGGAGGAGCTCGGAGGCGAGCTTTCCTGCCTGCAGCGGCCGGCCTTCCGGGAAGAGGAACATCAGATCGATGTCGGAGGCCGGCGAGAGCTCTCGGCGGCCGTAACCGCCGATCGGCACCATCGCCCCTCCCCACTCCTGGACGAGCGTCGGATTGATCGTTTGGAAGCCTCTTAACAGAAGATGATCCGCCAAATCGGAGAGGGCTTCGACCACCCGCAGACCGGCCCCGCCTTGATTGTGAAAGGCGCGGATCTCCTTCTGTTTTTCTAGAAAATGGCTCCGAAGATCATTGAGTATATTGGGGGACGGATCCATCTCTCCTTTCAACCGTTCTCTTCTTAATGTGGGAAACAAATGTGGAATCGGTTCAACTCAGACGCCTCGAAAGAAGAGAATCCAGATGAAGAGATATAGGGGAACCAAGATCGGGAAGGCATAGCGAACCATATATCCCATGAAGGTCGGCGGAATCATTCCGGCCTGTTCCGCAACCGATTTTACCATGAAATTGGGTCCATTGCCTATGTAAGTGTTCGCACCAAAAAAAACCGATCCGACGGAGATCGCTTGAATGAAAATCCCGTTGGAGACGAGGAGGGCCTCCAGCGTGGAGGTCGGGTGGCGCCCCGAAATGATGGTAAAGAAATTAAGATAGGTCGGGGCATTGTCCAGGACCGAAGAGAGGAGACCGCTCCCCCAGAAAAAATGGCCCGGCTGCACCAGACCCAACTCGCCGGAATGGGCGGAGAGCCACTCCAGCGCCGGCGCCATGGTGGTGAAGATGGCGAAGAAGAGAATGGCGACCTCCTTGAGGGGGGCGAAGGAAAACTGGTTTCCTTCGTAGGCCTGGTTCGAGGCGGTCGAGTATGACAGAGCGGCGGCGGCCAGAATGATCCCTTCTCGAATCGGGCTCTCCAGGAAGATCGCTCCGATGATGATCGCCAAGAGTAAAAATTGGTGTTTCCCGACGACCTCGATCCGAAGCGGTTCCGTCACTCGGGTTTCCGGTACGAGACCGAGGCGGGCGGCCCGGCGCGCGGCGGTCAAATCGATCAGGAAGAAGAGGGTGAGGAGGAACCCGATTGCCCAGAGCCAGATCGGCCAAACGGCCCGGACCACCCAGAAAAAGGGAATCCCTTTGAGATAGCCGAGAAAGAGCGGAGGGTCTCCGATCGGGGTGAGGAGGCCGCCGATGTTGCTGACGATGAAAATAAAAAAGGCGAGGTGGTAGCCGTGCAGGCGTCCCCGGTTGATCGAGAGGTAGGGACGGATCAGGAGCATCGACGCGCCGGTCGTCCCGAGCAGATTCGACAAGAGCGCGCCGGAGAGAAGGAGGAGGGTGTTGAGGAGCGGGGTTGCCGGACGATTGATCTGAATCCAGATGCCGCTGCTGATCACAAAGAGCGCGCCGATCAGAATGATGAAGGAGAGATAGTCGGAGGCGGCGTGCAGCAGCGGACGCGCCCCGTCCGGAGAGGGAAGGTAAAATAAAACGACGAGGCCGACCAATGCAAAGGAGAAGGCATGATAATATTTTCCCCACCATCGCTGTCCCACCGTCGGGCCAAGCGCGATCGCGGCCAGCAGAAGAACGAACGGCAGCGCCATCCAGAGCGGCGGGCCGCTCCCTTCGCCGCTCCCGGCGGCGAAAGCCGCCTGCGGGATCAAGATCATCGAGAGAATGAGAGCGAACCCAAAGACCATCTTTTATCCCGTCTTTACTATGCGACTCTGCGAAAGGGACGAAAGGGCGAAGGGGGTCGATCAATCCCTCCGCCCTTTCAGAATCTGAAGCATTCCCACCTGTCTGATCTTAAAGGGCGGCCTCGCCGGTTTCTCCCGTTCGAATCCGGACCGCCTCGCCCAAGGGGGTGACGAAGATCTTTCCATCGCCGATGGTTCCGGTTTTGGCGGCGGCCATGATCGTGGCGACCACCTTCTCCTCTTCGTCATCGGAGAGGGCAATCTCCACCTTAATCTTCGGGACGAATTCGATCGTATATTCGGCCCCCCGATATTGCTCTTTATGGCCCTTTTGACGGCCGAACCCTTTCACCTCTGTGATCGTCATTCCATAAATGCCGATATCCGAAAGGGCCTTCTTGACCTCTTCCAATTTGAAAGGTTTGATGATTGCCTCTACCTTTTTCATCGTCGTCTCCATCGATAAAAGACCATTTAATAGATCTGAACGAAGATCTCCTGGTCGGTCGTCTTGACCCGGTAGGTCCCAAGCTGAATATCTTTATTATCGAGACATTCGCCTGAAACAATATTGAATCGACATCC includes the following:
- the glnD gene encoding [protein-PII] uridylyltransferase — encoded protein: MDPSPNILNDLRSHFLEKQKEIRAFHNQGGAGLRVVEALSDLADHLLLRGFQTINPTLVQEWGGAMVPIGGYGRRELSPASDIDLMFLFPEGRPLQAGKLASELLPFFWDLGYKIGHSVRNVEECIAAAKQDPLIATSLLESRLLTGDRALFQQFHEAFFSKVVGKNLKGFLAALNEGREAGRKEFGATPYLLEPNLKQSPGGLRDIHHLRWVALARYRTNSLAQLFQWGLLSNAEYSSLTTALDFLWRIRNQLHFQAGKASDHLTMELQEELAPFFHFENRRDLMRQYYILTGWVIEISDRFIRDAFPASRWNKWRRTWQTRQVAPGFQLVSEEIVPQAENLFQFFAKDENLFQIFLLAKEHHARIPGPILEVLHQVAEQERDRPVSPEGAQRFRSILARPGGIADTLRLMHRTHVLWRIIPEFGRINRLVQESRSHFFTVDEHSFRAVEEAERLAAESGPIGKIYAGIQRKDLLHLGLLLHDVGKGRPEDHSEIGATIAEAVGTQLGYTEDDRSLLIFLVRRHLILSEVALYRDFSNEPILLQFAKEVARPETLKKLFILTCADIRAVGPGTWTTWKGELLLKLYQEAISILAGEASDPEDQKTAAILTRLRQEAKGKYPEVWLEETLAALTPRYLLATPFEKVLVDLSAFFHLLIDPIHVGARPLPELGMTEYTLYTYDQITPGLFSKMTGVLAAKGLQIMAAQVFTQTNGFVVDTFQVIDPDYTGAVPPERVETISQEVRNVLTGKETIAKLFARGERFRLQKSRPPAVSVRVELDNDSSHHFTIIDIFAPDRRGLLYAIAKTLFDLELSVHSAKIATRLDQIVDVFYVQGPDHGKITDPEQIHAVKEQLTLEIEQVFSIKEGK
- a CDS encoding sodium:proton antiporter, whose protein sequence is MVFGFALILSMILIPQAAFAAGSGEGSGPPLWMALPFVLLLAAIALGPTVGQRWWGKYYHAFSFALVGLVVLFYLPSPDGARPLLHAASDYLSFIILIGALFVISSGIWIQINRPATPLLNTLLLLSGALLSNLLGTTGASMLLIRPYLSINRGRLHGYHLAFFIFIVSNIGGLLTPIGDPPLFLGYLKGIPFFWVVRAVWPIWLWAIGFLLTLFFLIDLTAARRAARLGLVPETRVTEPLRIEVVGKHQFLLLAIIIGAIFLESPIREGIILAAAALSYSTASNQAYEGNQFSFAPLKEVAILFFAIFTTMAPALEWLSAHSGELGLVQPGHFFWGSGLLSSVLDNAPTYLNFFTIISGRHPTSTLEALLVSNGIFIQAISVGSVFFGANTYIGNGPNFMVKSVAEQAGMIPPTFMGYMVRYAFPILVPLYLFIWILFFRGV
- a CDS encoding P-II family nitrogen regulator — encoded protein: MKKVEAIIKPFKLEEVKKALSDIGIYGMTITEVKGFGRQKGHKEQYRGAEYTIEFVPKIKVEIALSDDEEEKVVATIMAAAKTGTIGDGKIFVTPLGEAVRIRTGETGEAAL